A single window of Jiangella alkaliphila DNA harbors:
- a CDS encoding spermine/spermidine synthase domain-containing protein, producing MFDTPQTLVRHDGVDGEVVVRRRAASGGPVYELIVNGTFLMDTAETSTERLLGELLLDRHPEPATVLVAGLGFGFTVGSLLADARVRRVDVVEIEPTLVDVLRRGVVPGLEAVVGDPRVRTVVDDVRAMLPSVPPSTYDGILLDVDNGPHFLVHEANAEVYERPLLAVAARALRPGGLLAVWSAAPAPVLAGVLADAVGSVEQVVRTVRRGNRDVDYHVYVARRP from the coding sequence GTGTTCGACACCCCTCAGACACTGGTCCGCCACGACGGCGTCGACGGCGAGGTGGTGGTCCGCCGCCGGGCGGCGTCCGGCGGCCCGGTCTACGAGCTGATCGTCAACGGCACGTTCCTCATGGACACCGCCGAGACGTCGACGGAGCGGCTGCTGGGCGAGCTGCTGCTGGACCGGCATCCGGAGCCGGCGACGGTGCTGGTGGCCGGGCTCGGCTTCGGGTTCACCGTCGGGTCGCTGCTGGCCGACGCCCGGGTGCGGCGGGTCGACGTCGTCGAGATCGAGCCCACGCTGGTCGACGTGCTGCGGCGCGGCGTCGTGCCGGGCCTGGAGGCCGTCGTCGGCGATCCGCGCGTGCGGACGGTGGTCGACGACGTCCGCGCCATGCTGCCGTCGGTGCCGCCGTCGACGTACGACGGCATCCTGCTCGACGTCGACAACGGGCCGCACTTCCTCGTCCACGAGGCCAACGCCGAAGTGTACGAGCGGCCGCTGCTCGCCGTCGCCGCCCGGGCGCTGCGCCCGGGCGGCCTGCTGGCGGTCTGGTCGGCGGCGCCGGCGCCGGTCCTGGCCGGCGTGCTGGCCGACGCCGTCGGCTCGGTCGAACAAGTGGTGCGGACGGTCCGGCGCGGGAACCGCGACGTCGACTACCACGTCTACGTCGCCCGCCGCCCCTGA
- a CDS encoding extracellular solute-binding protein encodes MVRRTVSVAAATALLAGLTACGSDDSTPTLTWYINPDNGGQAELASRCTEAADGAYRIETSLLPREASSQREQLARRLAASDSSIDIISLDPPFIPELAEAGFLAEIPDDVAESVTENVVQGAIDGATWRDELVAVPFWANTQLLWYRRSVAEAAGLDPENEPVTWQQIIDAAQSQDKYLGVQGIRAEALTVWINALVTSAGGEILENPEAPADEVQLGLDTDAGRSAAQIIEDIARNGLGGPGLANEDENASMLQFQGDRGSFMVNWPFVWAATLAGVEGGNLDQALVDDIGWALYPEVTEGEDSRPPYGGINLGIGAFSDHPDLAIEAAQCIVQPDNQAYYMVTNGNPASNTEAYDDPDVQEAFPMADLIRESLEAAAPRPQTPYYNEVSTGLQNTWHPPNSVTPDSSPEDATTLITEVLKGERLL; translated from the coding sequence GTGGTCAGAAGGACCGTCAGCGTCGCGGCCGCCACCGCCCTATTGGCTGGGCTGACCGCGTGTGGCAGTGACGACTCCACCCCGACACTCACGTGGTACATCAATCCCGACAACGGCGGACAGGCCGAGCTGGCCAGCCGATGTACCGAAGCCGCCGACGGCGCCTACCGCATCGAGACGTCGCTGCTGCCCCGCGAGGCGTCCTCGCAGCGTGAGCAGCTGGCCCGGCGGCTCGCGGCGAGTGACTCGTCCATCGACATCATCAGCCTCGACCCGCCGTTCATCCCGGAGCTGGCCGAGGCCGGGTTCCTCGCCGAGATCCCCGACGACGTCGCCGAGTCGGTCACCGAGAACGTCGTGCAGGGCGCCATCGACGGCGCCACCTGGCGCGACGAGCTGGTCGCGGTCCCGTTCTGGGCCAACACCCAGCTGCTCTGGTATCGCAGGTCGGTCGCCGAGGCCGCCGGCCTCGACCCCGAGAACGAGCCGGTCACCTGGCAGCAGATCATCGACGCCGCCCAGTCGCAGGACAAGTACCTCGGCGTCCAGGGCATCCGGGCCGAGGCGCTGACGGTGTGGATCAACGCGCTGGTCACGTCGGCCGGCGGCGAGATCCTCGAGAACCCCGAGGCGCCGGCCGACGAGGTCCAGCTGGGGCTCGACACCGACGCCGGCCGCTCCGCCGCTCAGATCATCGAGGACATCGCCCGCAACGGGCTGGGCGGGCCAGGGCTGGCGAACGAGGACGAGAACGCGTCGATGCTGCAGTTCCAGGGCGACCGCGGCTCGTTCATGGTCAACTGGCCGTTCGTGTGGGCCGCCACGCTGGCCGGCGTCGAAGGCGGCAACCTCGACCAGGCGCTGGTCGACGACATCGGCTGGGCGCTCTACCCCGAGGTCACCGAGGGTGAGGACTCTCGTCCACCGTACGGCGGCATCAACCTCGGCATCGGCGCGTTCAGCGACCACCCCGACCTCGCCATCGAGGCCGCCCAGTGCATCGTCCAGCCTGACAACCAGGCGTACTACATGGTCACCAACGGCAACCCGGCGTCGAACACCGAGGCCTACGACGACCCGGACGTCCAGGAGGCCTTCCCGATGGCCGACCTCATCCGCGAGTCGCTGGAGGCGGCGGCGCCGCGGCCGCAGACCCCGTACTACAACGAGGTCTCGACCGGCCTGCAGAACACCTGGCATCCACCGAACTCCGTCACACCCGACTCCTCACCCGAGGACGCCACGACGCTCATCACTGAGGTCTTGAAGGGGGAGAGGCTGCTATGA
- a CDS encoding M14 family zinc carboxypeptidase, with amino-acid sequence MTIPTSHLVDEALRVQPQADAFPTVDELAAALERTHAAHPDVTRVRRVGTSRLGEPIEAITIGSADRHAVVFGGVHPNEPIGNITALHLIERLTSDRELLDRMGYTWHVVPCIDPDGMRLNEGWFRGPLTRAAYGRRFYRPAPDEQVEWTFPFEYKRGYFDRMLPETVALMRLIDDTKPAFMCSLHNGEYGGVYYYLSRPEPELYPLLHDIAAGVGLPLDTGEPEAPYVERYAPAIFGMIRTEDQYDFVEAAGLDPTERQAGDSSAAYAAKYGTLTLVTEMPYWTHPDADDDTLLTRTYADVLREQAEGLRDIHVRLDRILAAARPDLTAQSPFLRSSEAFVPMLAKAALQSDHRAGHPDSQRPATVSERFGCLDMVHMFRLRWGGTLLRALDGELAIGNGTPVIREQRAAMDALYETWAAEATEVTPAQAIPYGKLAAVQYAAIIVTAAHAARRG; translated from the coding sequence GTGACGATCCCGACGTCCCACCTGGTCGACGAGGCACTACGGGTGCAGCCGCAGGCCGACGCGTTCCCCACGGTCGACGAGTTGGCCGCCGCGCTGGAGCGCACGCACGCGGCCCACCCGGACGTGACGCGGGTTCGCCGGGTGGGCACGTCGCGGCTCGGTGAGCCGATCGAGGCGATCACGATCGGCTCCGCGGACCGGCACGCCGTCGTCTTCGGCGGCGTGCACCCGAACGAGCCGATCGGCAACATCACCGCGCTGCACCTGATCGAGCGGCTGACGTCCGACCGCGAGCTGCTGGACCGCATGGGCTACACCTGGCACGTCGTCCCGTGCATCGACCCCGACGGCATGCGGCTCAACGAGGGCTGGTTCCGCGGCCCGCTGACGAGGGCGGCGTACGGCCGGCGCTTCTACCGTCCGGCCCCGGACGAGCAGGTCGAGTGGACGTTCCCGTTCGAGTACAAGCGGGGCTACTTCGACCGGATGCTGCCGGAGACGGTCGCGCTGATGCGGCTGATCGACGACACCAAGCCGGCGTTCATGTGCTCGCTGCACAACGGCGAGTACGGCGGCGTCTACTACTACCTGTCCCGCCCGGAGCCCGAGCTCTACCCGCTGCTGCACGACATCGCCGCGGGCGTCGGGCTGCCGCTGGACACCGGCGAGCCGGAGGCGCCGTACGTCGAGCGATACGCGCCGGCGATCTTCGGGATGATCCGCACCGAGGACCAGTACGACTTCGTCGAGGCGGCCGGCCTGGACCCGACGGAGCGGCAGGCGGGCGACTCCAGCGCCGCGTACGCCGCCAAGTACGGCACGCTGACGCTGGTCACCGAGATGCCGTACTGGACCCACCCCGACGCCGACGACGACACCCTGCTCACCCGGACGTACGCGGACGTGCTGCGGGAGCAGGCCGAGGGGCTGCGCGACATCCACGTCCGGCTGGACCGCATCCTCGCCGCGGCCCGCCCCGACCTCACCGCGCAGTCGCCGTTCCTGCGCTCGTCCGAGGCGTTCGTCCCGATGCTGGCCAAGGCGGCGCTGCAGAGCGACCACCGGGCCGGCCACCCCGACTCGCAGCGGCCGGCGACGGTGTCGGAGCGGTTCGGCTGCCTCGACATGGTGCACATGTTCCGGCTGCGCTGGGGCGGGACCCTGCTGCGGGCGCTGGACGGCGAGCTGGCGATCGGCAACGGCACGCCGGTCATCCGCGAGCAGCGGGCCGCCATGGACGCGCTCTACGAGACCTGGGCCGCCGAAGCCACCGAAGTGACCCCCGCGCAGGCCATCCCGTACGGCAAGCTGGCGGCCGTGCAGTACGCCGCCATCATCGTCACCGCGGCCCACGCGGCGCGGCGCGGCTGA
- a CDS encoding carbohydrate ABC transporter permease — MSVTETAGDTGRSAEGGRHGRGGKIPLSDRARAERRLGWWLAGPAFVVMLLVTAYPILQAFYESLFKFRLTDPDAREFTWLNNYVVVLTDGVWWRAVGVTVLITVITVAIEAVLGFALALVMHRALTTLRPILRTAILVPYAIITVVSAFAWFYAFSIDSGFVNSWFNWAPGISENTNWFGEFGTSVFVIIASEIWKTTPFISLLLLAGLAQVPEDLQEAAKVDGATWWQRLYKVTIPNMKAAIMVALLFRTLDAFRIFDNVFIMTQGANNTEVVSFLAYRQTISRLEIGLGSAVSVLLFLCVVLISFLFIKLFKVDLASARGER, encoded by the coding sequence ATGAGCGTGACGGAGACCGCGGGCGACACCGGCCGGTCGGCCGAAGGCGGCCGGCACGGGCGTGGCGGCAAGATCCCGCTCAGCGACCGGGCGCGGGCCGAGCGGCGGCTGGGCTGGTGGCTGGCCGGCCCGGCGTTCGTGGTGATGCTGCTGGTCACCGCGTACCCGATCCTGCAGGCGTTCTACGAGTCGCTGTTCAAGTTCCGCCTCACCGATCCCGATGCCCGCGAGTTCACCTGGCTGAACAACTACGTGGTGGTGCTGACCGACGGCGTCTGGTGGCGGGCGGTCGGCGTGACGGTGCTCATCACCGTCATCACGGTCGCCATCGAGGCGGTGCTGGGCTTCGCGCTGGCGCTGGTCATGCACCGGGCGCTGACGACGCTGCGGCCGATCCTGCGCACGGCCATCCTCGTCCCGTATGCGATCATCACCGTCGTCTCGGCGTTCGCGTGGTTCTACGCCTTCAGCATCGACTCCGGGTTCGTGAACTCCTGGTTCAACTGGGCGCCAGGCATCAGCGAGAACACCAACTGGTTCGGCGAGTTCGGCACGTCGGTGTTCGTCATCATCGCGTCGGAGATCTGGAAGACGACGCCGTTCATCTCGCTGCTGCTCCTGGCCGGCCTCGCGCAGGTGCCGGAGGACCTGCAGGAGGCGGCCAAGGTCGACGGCGCCACTTGGTGGCAGCGGTTGTACAAGGTGACCATCCCGAACATGAAGGCCGCCATCATGGTGGCGCTGCTGTTCCGGACCCTCGACGCGTTCCGCATCTTCGACAACGTCTTCATCATGACCCAGGGCGCCAACAACACCGAGGTCGTCTCGTTCCTCGCCTATAGACAGACGATCAGCCGGCTAGAGATCGGCCTCGGCTCTGCGGTCTCCGTGCTGCTGTTCCTGTGTGTCGTGCTGATCAGCTTCCTCTTCATCAAGTTGTTCAAGGTCGATCTGGCCAGCGCGAGAGGGGAACGGTGA
- a CDS encoding class II fumarate hydratase: MSDQEYRIEHDTMGEVRVPAAAKYRAQTQRAVENFPISGTPIEGALIRALASIKGAAAQVNAELGVLDSDIAKAVQDAAADVANGDHDAHFPIDVFQTGSGTSSNMNTNEVIATLATERLGRPVHPNDHVNASQSSNDVFPTAIHIAATRAVVEDLIPALRHLEGELSRKSVEFASVVKSGRTHLMDATPVTLGQEFGGYAAQVSYGVERLEAVLPRVAEVPLGGTAVGTGINTPPGFASAVIGRIATDSGLPFTEARNHFEAQGARDGLVELSGQLRTIAVSLYKISNDVRWMGSGPRAGLAEIALPDLQPGSSIMPGKVNPVIPEALCMVSAQVVGNDATVAFAGAAGNFELNVMLPVIARNVLESIRLLANISRLFADRCVAGIEANEERNREYAESSPSIVTPLNRYIGYEEAAKVAKQALAERKTIREVVVERGYVAGGKLTEEQLDRALDVLSMTRPPTV, encoded by the coding sequence ATGAGCGACCAGGAGTACCGCATCGAACACGACACCATGGGCGAGGTCCGGGTTCCCGCGGCGGCGAAGTACCGCGCGCAGACCCAGCGCGCCGTCGAGAACTTCCCGATCTCCGGCACGCCGATCGAGGGCGCGCTGATCCGCGCGCTGGCCTCCATCAAGGGCGCGGCGGCGCAGGTCAACGCCGAGCTGGGGGTCCTCGACAGCGACATCGCGAAGGCCGTCCAGGACGCCGCAGCCGACGTCGCGAACGGCGACCACGACGCCCACTTCCCGATCGACGTGTTCCAGACCGGGTCCGGCACGTCCAGCAACATGAACACCAACGAGGTCATCGCCACCCTCGCCACCGAGCGCCTGGGCCGGCCAGTGCACCCGAACGACCACGTCAACGCGTCGCAGTCGAGCAACGACGTGTTCCCGACGGCCATCCACATCGCCGCTACGCGCGCGGTCGTCGAGGACCTCATCCCGGCGCTGCGCCACCTCGAGGGCGAGCTGTCGCGCAAGTCCGTCGAGTTCGCCTCCGTCGTCAAGAGCGGCCGCACGCACCTGATGGACGCCACCCCGGTCACGCTCGGCCAGGAGTTCGGCGGCTACGCGGCCCAGGTCTCCTACGGCGTCGAGCGGCTCGAGGCCGTGCTGCCGCGGGTCGCCGAGGTCCCGCTGGGCGGCACCGCCGTCGGCACCGGCATCAACACGCCGCCCGGGTTCGCGTCCGCCGTCATCGGCCGCATCGCCACCGACTCCGGGCTGCCGTTCACCGAGGCGCGCAACCACTTCGAGGCCCAGGGCGCCCGCGACGGCCTGGTCGAGCTGTCCGGCCAGCTGCGCACCATCGCCGTGTCGCTCTACAAGATCTCCAACGACGTCCGCTGGATGGGCTCCGGCCCGCGGGCCGGCCTGGCCGAGATCGCCCTGCCCGACCTCCAGCCCGGCTCGTCGATCATGCCGGGCAAGGTCAACCCCGTCATCCCCGAGGCGCTGTGCATGGTGTCGGCGCAGGTCGTCGGCAACGACGCGACGGTGGCGTTCGCGGGCGCGGCCGGCAACTTCGAGCTCAACGTCATGCTGCCGGTCATCGCCCGCAACGTGCTCGAGTCGATCCGGCTGCTGGCGAACATCTCGCGGCTGTTCGCCGACCGCTGCGTCGCCGGCATCGAGGCGAACGAGGAGCGCAACCGCGAGTACGCCGAGTCGTCGCCGTCCATCGTCACGCCGCTGAACCGCTACATCGGCTACGAAGAGGCGGCCAAGGTCGCGAAGCAGGCGCTGGCCGAGCGGAAGACCATCCGCGAGGTCGTCGTCGAGCGCGGCTACGTCGCCGGCGGCAAGCTCACCGAGGAGCAGCTCGACCGGGCCCTCGACGTGCTGAGCATGACCCGCCCGCCGACTGTTTGA
- a CDS encoding PhoH family protein, with product MAASKTQTRRRTIRQEPARRTYVLDTSVLLADPYAILRFAEHEVVLPIVVITELEAKRHHPELGYFARAALRLLDELRVEHGRLDDPIPVGDDDGTVRVELNHTDPEVLPAGFRLGDNDSRILAVARNLAAEGNDVTLVSKDLPMRVKASSVGLHAEEYRAETVVESGWTGMAELEVPGSLLDELYENGSADFEQARDLPCHTGLVLHSERGSGLGRMTADKRIRLVRGDREAFGLHGRSAEQRIALDLLLDEEVGIVSLGGRAGTGKSALALCAGLEAVMERRLHKKVVVFRPLYAVGGQDLGYLPGSESEKMNPWAQAVFDTLGALTTQDVIDEVVERGMLEVLPLTHIRGRSLHDSFVIVDEAQSLERNVLLTVLSRIGSNSRVVLTHDVGQRDNLRVGRHDGVVAVAEKLKGHPLFAHVTLTRSERSPIAALVTEMLERMPG from the coding sequence GTGGCCGCTTCCAAGACTCAGACCCGTCGTCGCACCATCCGGCAGGAGCCGGCTCGCCGCACATACGTCCTCGATACGAGCGTGCTGCTGGCCGACCCGTACGCGATCCTCCGCTTCGCGGAGCACGAGGTCGTCCTGCCGATCGTGGTGATCACCGAACTCGAGGCCAAGCGCCACCATCCAGAGCTGGGGTACTTCGCGCGGGCGGCACTGCGGCTGCTCGACGAGCTCCGGGTGGAGCACGGCCGCCTCGACGATCCCATACCAGTGGGTGACGACGACGGCACGGTCCGGGTGGAGCTGAACCACACCGATCCCGAAGTGCTGCCGGCCGGTTTCCGGCTTGGCGACAACGACTCCCGCATCCTGGCGGTGGCCCGCAACCTGGCCGCCGAGGGGAACGACGTCACGCTGGTGTCGAAGGACCTGCCGATGCGGGTCAAGGCGTCCTCGGTCGGCCTGCACGCCGAGGAGTACCGCGCCGAGACCGTCGTCGAGTCGGGCTGGACGGGCATGGCGGAGCTGGAGGTGCCCGGCAGCCTGCTGGACGAGTTGTACGAGAACGGGTCGGCCGACTTCGAGCAGGCGCGCGATCTGCCCTGCCACACCGGCCTGGTGCTGCACAGCGAGCGCGGCAGCGGTCTGGGCCGCATGACGGCGGACAAGCGGATCCGGCTGGTGCGTGGCGATCGTGAGGCGTTCGGGCTGCACGGCCGGTCCGCCGAGCAGCGCATCGCGCTGGACCTGCTGCTCGACGAGGAGGTCGGCATCGTCTCGCTGGGCGGGCGGGCCGGCACCGGCAAGTCGGCGCTGGCGCTGTGCGCCGGGCTCGAGGCGGTCATGGAGCGCCGGCTGCACAAGAAGGTGGTCGTGTTCCGGCCGTTGTACGCGGTCGGCGGGCAGGATCTCGGCTACCTGCCGGGCAGCGAGTCGGAGAAGATGAACCCCTGGGCTCAGGCGGTCTTCGACACGCTCGGCGCGCTGACCACGCAGGACGTCATCGACGAGGTGGTCGAGCGGGGCATGCTCGAGGTGCTGCCGCTCACCCACATCCGTGGCCGGTCGCTGCACGACTCCTTCGTGATCGTCGACGAGGCGCAGTCGCTGGAGCGCAACGTGCTGCTGACGGTGCTGTCGCGCATCGGCAGCAACTCGCGCGTCGTCCTGACGCACGACGTCGGGCAGCGCGACAACCTGCGCGTGGGCCGGCACGACGGCGTCGTCGCGGTGGCCGAGAAGCTCAAGGGGCACCCGCTGTTCGCGCACGTGACGCTGACCCGGTCGGAGCGCTCGCCGATCGCCGCTCTGGTCACCGAGATGCTGGAGCGGATGCCCGGGTGA
- a CDS encoding ABC transporter permease codes for MGKYVVARLLQLVLVFFGVTLLIYLAVYALPGDPIRALGGDRQLPDSVVNALRAQFNLDDPVLLQYLKYLGNLFTGDLGTDFNGRPVADLMGQRWPVTIKLALTAWVIQVVVGVGLGVLTALRKGTWLDHTVLFFTVAVISVPVFVLAYTAQIVFGVRLGIVPVSGIDDGWPVSYLLPSIILAIFGLASVARLVRASMLENLRADYVKTAVAKGLSRRRVVVRHVLRNSLIPAVTFLGIDLGYLLGGTVIIEGVFNLPGVGQLLFSSIASQQGPVVVGVATVLVVIFLLANLVVDLLYGVLDPRIRHE; via the coding sequence ATGGGCAAGTACGTCGTCGCGCGCCTGCTGCAGCTGGTGCTGGTGTTCTTCGGCGTCACCCTGCTCATCTACCTCGCGGTCTACGCGCTGCCAGGCGACCCGATCCGCGCTCTGGGCGGCGACCGGCAGCTGCCGGACAGCGTCGTCAACGCGCTGCGGGCCCAGTTCAACCTCGACGACCCGGTGCTGCTGCAGTACCTGAAGTACCTCGGGAACCTGTTCACCGGCGACCTCGGCACCGACTTCAACGGGCGCCCGGTGGCCGACCTCATGGGGCAGCGCTGGCCGGTCACGATCAAGCTCGCGCTGACGGCGTGGGTGATCCAGGTGGTCGTGGGCGTCGGGCTGGGCGTGCTGACGGCGCTGCGCAAGGGCACCTGGCTGGACCACACGGTGCTGTTCTTCACCGTCGCCGTCATCTCGGTCCCGGTGTTCGTGCTCGCGTACACCGCGCAGATCGTGTTCGGCGTCAGGCTCGGCATCGTGCCGGTGTCCGGCATCGACGACGGCTGGCCGGTGAGCTACCTGCTGCCGTCGATCATCCTGGCGATCTTCGGCCTGGCCTCGGTGGCCCGGCTGGTGCGCGCCAGCATGCTGGAGAACCTGCGCGCCGACTACGTCAAGACGGCGGTGGCGAAGGGCCTGAGCCGGCGCCGGGTCGTGGTGCGGCACGTGCTGCGGAACTCGCTGATCCCGGCCGTGACGTTCCTAGGCATCGACCTGGGCTACCTGCTCGGCGGCACGGTGATCATCGAGGGCGTGTTCAACCTGCCGGGCGTCGGCCAGCTGCTGTTCTCGTCCATCGCGTCGCAGCAGGGACCGGTCGTCGTCGGCGTCGCCACCGTCCTGGTCGTGATCTTCCTCCTGGCCAACCTCGTCGTGGACCTGCTCTACGGCGTGCTCGACCCGAGGATCCGTCATGAGTGA
- a CDS encoding peptide ABC transporter substrate-binding protein, translated as MRTWQRLAALAVGAALFTVTACGGGSDDDSSSTGGDGGESTGGTFSVGIDEPDFLIPGRAQGAFDEMHALFSGLIKFGDQSEPQMLHAESIESDDNVVWTIALKPGWTFHDGTPVTAQSYADAWNATAYGPNAWSNNAQLSGIVGWAELNPAQGEPATDTLSGVEVVDENTLRVTLVAADSQFPYKLGQPGFYPLPAVAFEDFDAFNEAPIGNGPYMMDGTWEHDVQLSVTRYEDYQGPQPNADGITFRIYSDTTTAYTDAIGGAVDIVSVPQEKYKQVTTDFPDSFVAFNAIRLDWLGFPLWDPRFQDPRLRQAVSMAIDRDAVNEAIFGGLYTPATSYHGPSAPGGGTEGMCGEFCEFDPDRAKELLAEAGGWEGPMEIWFPGGVGYDQTFEALANQIRQNLGIEEVVTQSQPGFVQFLDALRTEQATGPFRGGWGSLYPSMQSQLRSVFSTTGDAREGAGKYSNPEVDALIAEADAAPSLDEATELYKAAEQRIIEDFPIVPLFYAKYVYAHSSNVSNVIIGFDQIELNEVVVN; from the coding sequence ATGCGCACGTGGCAACGGCTCGCAGCACTCGCTGTCGGTGCTGCTCTCTTCACCGTCACCGCATGTGGCGGCGGCTCCGACGACGACAGCTCCAGCACGGGCGGCGACGGCGGCGAGAGCACCGGCGGCACGTTCTCCGTCGGCATCGACGAACCCGACTTCCTCATCCCGGGCCGAGCCCAGGGCGCGTTCGACGAGATGCACGCGCTCTTCTCCGGCCTGATCAAGTTCGGCGACCAGAGCGAGCCGCAGATGCTGCACGCGGAGTCGATCGAGAGTGACGACAACGTCGTCTGGACCATCGCGCTCAAGCCGGGCTGGACGTTCCACGACGGCACGCCGGTGACGGCGCAGAGCTACGCCGACGCGTGGAACGCGACCGCCTACGGGCCGAACGCCTGGTCCAACAACGCCCAGCTGTCCGGCATCGTCGGCTGGGCCGAACTGAACCCGGCCCAGGGCGAGCCGGCCACCGACACGCTGTCCGGCGTCGAGGTGGTCGACGAGAACACGCTGCGGGTCACGCTGGTCGCGGCCGACAGCCAGTTCCCCTACAAGCTCGGCCAGCCGGGCTTCTACCCGCTGCCCGCCGTCGCGTTCGAGGACTTCGACGCGTTCAACGAGGCGCCGATCGGCAACGGGCCGTACATGATGGACGGCACGTGGGAGCACGACGTCCAGCTGTCGGTGACGCGGTACGAGGACTACCAGGGCCCGCAGCCGAACGCCGACGGCATCACGTTCCGCATCTACAGCGACACCACCACGGCGTACACCGACGCCATCGGCGGCGCGGTCGACATCGTGTCGGTGCCGCAGGAGAAGTACAAGCAGGTCACCACCGACTTCCCGGACAGCTTCGTCGCGTTCAATGCGATCCGGCTGGACTGGCTGGGCTTCCCGCTGTGGGACCCGCGCTTCCAGGACCCGCGGCTGCGGCAGGCGGTCTCGATGGCGATCGACCGGGACGCCGTGAACGAGGCGATCTTCGGCGGCCTGTACACGCCGGCCACGTCGTATCACGGCCCGTCCGCGCCGGGCGGCGGCACCGAGGGCATGTGCGGCGAGTTCTGCGAGTTCGACCCCGACCGGGCCAAGGAGTTGCTGGCCGAGGCCGGCGGCTGGGAGGGCCCGATGGAGATCTGGTTCCCGGGCGGCGTCGGCTACGACCAGACGTTCGAGGCGCTGGCCAACCAGATCCGGCAGAACCTCGGCATCGAGGAGGTCGTCACGCAGAGCCAGCCGGGCTTCGTCCAGTTCCTCGACGCCCTGCGCACCGAGCAGGCCACCGGCCCGTTCCGCGGCGGCTGGGGCTCGCTGTACCCGAGCATGCAGAGCCAGCTGCGCTCGGTGTTCAGCACCACGGGTGACGCCCGCGAAGGCGCCGGCAAGTACAGCAACCCCGAGGTCGACGCGCTGATCGCGGAGGCCGACGCGGCGCCGTCGCTGGACGAGGCCACCGAGCTGTACAAGGCGGCCGAGCAGCGGATCATCGAGGACTTCCCGATCGTCCCGCTGTTCTACGCCAAGTACGTCTACGCGCACAGCAGCAACGTCTCCAACGTGATCATCGGCTTCGACCAGATCGAGCTCAACGAGGTCGTCGTCAACTGA
- a CDS encoding GbsR/MarR family transcriptional regulator, whose translation MADDRAKLEFFVEELGLLFEEMGQGRMNGRVLGYLMLSTTPQVSTAELMRELNASAGSISTATRALAEPGFIRRVSVPGSRGHFYRADEDVWGAFLATEHRWFATRRRLATSVLAALESPDDVVRTRMENMYAYFEWLETYHQKMSADWEAYKRQRDAERDSAR comes from the coding sequence ATGGCGGACGACCGGGCCAAGCTCGAGTTCTTCGTCGAGGAGCTCGGGCTGCTCTTCGAAGAGATGGGGCAAGGCCGGATGAACGGCCGGGTGCTGGGATACCTCATGCTCAGCACGACTCCGCAGGTCTCCACTGCCGAGCTCATGCGTGAGCTGAACGCCAGCGCAGGCTCCATCTCGACGGCGACCCGGGCGCTTGCGGAGCCTGGCTTCATCCGCCGGGTGTCGGTGCCAGGCTCGCGTGGCCACTTCTACCGCGCGGACGAGGATGTCTGGGGCGCCTTCCTCGCAACGGAACACCGGTGGTTCGCCACCCGCCGCCGCCTGGCGACGTCGGTGCTCGCCGCGCTGGAGTCCCCGGACGACGTGGTCCGGACGCGGATGGAGAATATGTACGCCTACTTCGAGTGGCTTGAGACCTACCACCAGAAGATGTCCGCCGATTGGGAGGCGTATAAGCGCCAGCGCGACGCCGAACGCGACAGCGCCCGCTGA
- a CDS encoding aggregation-promoting factor C-terminal-like domain-containing protein: MASTQQVTLPEVGAKAQEPAPPSLERDLAAAAEAQVQAEAAAAQAQAEAEAQAQAEAEAAAAAEAERQAAAEEAARSLERAVEDPQSAARTLMADYGWGDDQFQCLDNLWTRESNWRHTAENPSSGAYGIPQSLPANKMARFGDDYRTNPVTQIEWGLWYIEGRYGDPCGAWAHSESVGWY, translated from the coding sequence GTGGCGAGCACGCAGCAGGTGACGCTCCCCGAGGTCGGCGCCAAGGCCCAGGAGCCCGCGCCGCCGTCCCTCGAACGCGACCTCGCGGCCGCGGCCGAGGCACAGGTGCAGGCCGAGGCAGCGGCCGCTCAGGCTCAGGCGGAGGCCGAAGCCCAGGCGCAGGCTGAGGCCGAGGCGGCCGCCGCCGCGGAGGCCGAACGTCAGGCAGCGGCCGAGGAGGCCGCCCGGTCGCTGGAGCGGGCCGTCGAGGACCCCCAGTCCGCCGCCCGCACCCTGATGGCCGACTACGGCTGGGGCGACGACCAGTTCCAGTGCCTGGACAACCTGTGGACCCGCGAGTCGAACTGGCGGCACACGGCCGAGAACCCGTCGTCCGGCGCGTACGGCATCCCGCAGTCGCTGCCCGCGAACAAGATGGCCCGGTTCGGCGACGACTACCGCACCAACCCGGTCACCCAGATCGAGTGGGGCCTCTGGTACATCGAGGGCCGCTACGGCGACCCGTGCGGCGCATGGGCGCACTCGGAGTCCGTCGGCTGGTACTGA